The following nucleotide sequence is from Anopheles stephensi strain Indian chromosome 3, UCI_ANSTEP_V1.0, whole genome shotgun sequence.
ACAGGGACAGTCCTACTGCAACGATAACGAGTGTACCGATCGTAAGTATATCCCGCACTGCGTTGGGCGTGTGCAGAATGTGCATGCATGAGTCGAGCGTCGTGTTCATTTTGTCTAACTAAAGCAAACAATGTTCTGTTTCAAATTGCGTACGTAAAACACTTAAACCAGTTCCCAGTCTTCCGAGCGCAACCGGTGGCACAAACTTTTTCCTAATCATCATGGCTCTGATTTTTGTGGCCGTCATGTACGTGATGAGGCCAGCGTCGATGCGGCGAACGAACGACCTCAACAAGTCCCTACCGCCACCATCGAACGATGTAAGTGCGCCTTCCCTCGAGCGGCGATTTGCCTCCTTTTCACGTTGGCTCCTCtgctcttcctcttcttgtTCTGCATCGTCCCAAGGGTCCGAATAACGACGGTGCACCACCGTCCATATCCTGAAAGATCGACCACTTTCAGCTGCCAACATGAAAAGCACAACCGGAACCGGACCTGCCACGCCGCAACAGC
It contains:
- the LOC118509107 gene encoding small integral membrane protein 14 — its product is MADEFDACECFWSHEIAMRRLLSLLRQGQSYCNDNECTDLPSLPSATGGTNFFLIIMALIFVAVMYVMRPASMRRTNDLNKSLPPPSNDGPNNDGAPPSIS